The following coding sequences are from one bacterium SCSIO 12741 window:
- a CDS encoding family 16 glycosylhydrolase — translation MIKFQLTVILGLTFLVSNAQLDASWKVTWQDDFNNQNSLNSQLWHTNYDWRQGYKCYEKEGSHYFQAYRSWPTDPHGNYVFDPQAVTGSPGGGKMELIVKQKTLTHPNTLNACVDPPRYETRTTNYTAPMWVVSQQAFKYGYFEIRFKLPALPPGKTNEGIGANFWLFGDINNISLNPNQDIVWSELDIFEFLHNWQVPPGPGQNHNFSSGVHYTTIIPNTTDTVIDSTEGTMPYIHVDFDGTYKTMGCLWLPDRMAIYLDGEVVYHNEFPYLNKLMPMSIILDHNVAVSGSNLNPNTLIDYTYDIDYVKVYQLEMDCTTDFAVCEFNPVTYNNNVKKSISVGGYNCDARIPGNFNISFRAADFVELKEGFEVELGAEFYADITDCNEAHEIR, via the coding sequence ATGATTAAATTTCAATTAACGGTGATACTCGGACTTACGTTCCTGGTATCGAATGCGCAACTGGATGCTTCCTGGAAAGTAACCTGGCAGGATGACTTTAATAATCAGAATAGTCTCAACTCCCAATTGTGGCATACGAATTACGATTGGCGTCAAGGATACAAATGCTACGAAAAAGAAGGATCTCACTACTTTCAAGCCTATCGGTCCTGGCCAACCGATCCACACGGGAACTATGTGTTCGATCCACAAGCCGTAACAGGTTCGCCCGGTGGCGGGAAAATGGAGTTGATCGTAAAACAAAAAACGCTGACCCATCCCAACACCTTAAATGCCTGCGTTGATCCGCCCCGGTATGAGACCAGAACGACGAATTACACCGCTCCGATGTGGGTCGTTTCTCAGCAAGCTTTTAAGTATGGATACTTTGAAATTCGTTTTAAGCTACCCGCCTTGCCTCCAGGAAAAACCAATGAGGGAATTGGTGCCAACTTCTGGCTCTTTGGCGACATAAACAACATTAGCCTTAACCCGAATCAGGATATCGTGTGGAGTGAACTGGATATTTTTGAATTCCTGCATAACTGGCAAGTACCACCAGGGCCAGGACAAAACCACAACTTCTCTTCGGGTGTGCATTATACCACCATAATCCCCAATACAACGGACACTGTGATTGACAGCACCGAAGGCACCATGCCCTACATACATGTAGATTTTGATGGGACTTATAAAACAATGGGTTGCTTGTGGTTGCCCGATCGAATGGCAATCTACCTGGATGGCGAAGTCGTTTACCACAATGAGTTTCCCTACCTCAACAAATTGATGCCTATGTCCATTATTCTTGATCATAATGTGGCCGTGTCTGGTAGTAATTTAAATCCTAACACGCTCATTGACTATACCTATGACATCGATTATGTGAAGGTTTATCAATTGGAAATGGATTGCACCACTGATTTTGCCGTGTGTGAGTTTAATCCGGTCACCTACAACAACAATGTGAAAAAGAGCATTTCTGTGGGTGGATACAATTGCGATGCAAGGATTCCGGGAAACTTCAACATCTCATTCCGAGCGGCCGACTTCGTAGAATTGAAAGAAGGATTTGAAGTTGAGCTGGGTGCTGAGTTCTATGCCGACATTACCGATTGCAATGAAGCACATGAGATAAGGTAA
- a CDS encoding tail fiber domain-containing protein — protein MKKQFLSFAVLICLFLTSQAQLKIHNSGNFTFGWVPAPQSFNFLTIRSADKRGIWLESNFQAPYNQSMTTRVQNPNTLSYVVHYNGSDNFMVASDGGIFAKGIWVTSDRRLKQNIVPLENALKKVKSLRGVSYSYTDAQENNGRSDQTEIGFVAQELEEVLPEMVRERPDGLKSVNYLHMVGLLVEAIKEQQVQIDLQTTEIEELKSQVTSSTGHLENMEEHGHLEQNIPNPFNESTRIGYYLEESVNEAKILIFDPQGTLITTFPIEEMGEGSIQIDAGDFEAGLYIYSLIADGKEIDHKRMILTEK, from the coding sequence ATGAAAAAGCAATTTTTAAGCTTCGCAGTACTAATCTGCCTGTTTCTAACCTCTCAAGCTCAGCTCAAAATTCACAACAGCGGGAATTTTACATTCGGATGGGTTCCTGCTCCTCAATCCTTCAATTTTCTCACCATTCGATCGGCGGATAAACGAGGAATCTGGCTGGAAAGTAACTTCCAGGCCCCGTATAACCAATCGATGACCACACGAGTACAAAATCCCAACACGCTGTCTTATGTAGTGCACTACAATGGCTCTGATAACTTTATGGTTGCCTCGGATGGCGGAATCTTTGCCAAGGGAATCTGGGTCACCTCGGATCGACGATTAAAACAAAACATTGTTCCCCTTGAAAACGCTCTTAAGAAGGTCAAGAGTCTTCGAGGAGTGAGCTATTCCTATACCGATGCACAAGAGAATAATGGACGATCCGATCAAACGGAGATCGGCTTTGTTGCTCAAGAATTAGAAGAAGTGCTTCCAGAAATGGTACGCGAACGACCAGATGGATTAAAATCCGTAAACTACCTGCATATGGTTGGCTTGCTGGTTGAAGCGATCAAAGAACAGCAAGTTCAAATCGATCTTCAAACCACAGAAATTGAAGAATTAAAATCCCAGGTAACCTCTTCTACTGGCCATCTTGAGAATATGGAGGAGCATGGCCATTTGGAACAGAATATACCGAATCCCTTTAACGAATCTACCCGAATCGGCTATTACCTGGAAGAATCGGTCAATGAAGCCAAGATCTTGATTTTTGACCCACAGGGAACATTAATTACCACCTTCCCTATTGAAGAAATGGGAGAAGGAAGCATCCAAATTGATGCAGGTGATTTTGAAGCGGGTTTGTACATCTACTCCCTGATCGCCGACGGTAAAGAAATTGATCATAAGCGTATGATCCTCACCGAGAAGTAA